A region of Bacteroidota bacterium DNA encodes the following proteins:
- a CDS encoding integrase — protein GIHSGPVFRSINRHGNVADKAITGRSIARIIKGTCLRCGLSPELYSGHSLRAGFTTQAARAGKAERVIMRHTRHKSEKMVREYIREGDLFNESPTDALGL, from the coding sequence AGGTATCCACAGCGGTCCCGTTTTCCGGTCCATAAACCGCCACGGCAATGTTGCCGACAAAGCAATAACCGGACGCTCTATCGCACGCATCATCAAGGGTACCTGCCTGCGTTGCGGGCTCTCCCCCGAACTTTACAGCGGCCACAGCCTACGCGCCGGCTTTACCACGCAGGCTGCACGCGCGGGCAAGGCTGAGCGCGTTATCATGCGCCACACCCGTCACAAATCTGAAAAAATGGTACGCGAATATATCAGGGAAGGCGACCTGTTCAACGAAAGTCCTACAGATGCTCTTGGACTTTAG